One Natrinema halophilum genomic window carries:
- the sufB gene encoding Fe-S cluster assembly protein SufB, with product MSSDQDHLQETDTEARFEFKKDQNAAVRSEKGLTEEVIRMISDDKDEPDWMLERRLRALKQYQNMPMPSGWPGMPDLSELDVEEIIPYIRPDVDKREGVDDWTELPDEIKDTFDKLGIPEAEKNALSGVGAQYESEVVYQNMQEQWEEKGVIFCNMDKAVQEHPELVKEHFMTTCVPPSDNKFAALHGAVWSGGSFVYVPEGVTVEMPVQAYFRMNSEGMGQFEHTLIIAEEGSEVHYIEGCSAPKYGTHNLHSGGVEVFVGEDAHVQYSTVQNWSKNTFNLNTKRAICEANGTMEWVSGSMGSKATMLYPCTILKGRGATDTHITIAFAGEGQDIDTGAKVYHNAPDTSSTIESKSISKDGGRTNYRGLVHIADGAENSSTAVECDALMFDNESTSDTMPYMEIEESKVDVAHEATVGKIGDEDIFYLQSRGLDDDDAKKMIVAGFIEPITEELPIEYAVELNRLIELEMEGSLG from the coding sequence ATGAGTTCCGATCAAGACCACCTACAAGAGACAGACACCGAGGCCCGGTTCGAGTTCAAGAAAGACCAGAACGCCGCAGTTCGATCCGAGAAGGGCCTGACCGAAGAGGTCATTCGCATGATCTCCGACGACAAGGACGAGCCCGACTGGATGCTCGAGCGGCGCCTCCGCGCACTAAAGCAGTACCAGAACATGCCGATGCCGTCTGGCTGGCCCGGCATGCCGGATCTCTCCGAACTGGACGTCGAAGAGATCATCCCTTACATCCGCCCGGACGTCGACAAGCGTGAAGGCGTCGACGACTGGACGGAACTGCCCGACGAGATCAAAGACACCTTCGACAAACTTGGCATTCCGGAAGCCGAGAAGAACGCCCTCTCGGGCGTCGGCGCCCAGTACGAGTCCGAGGTCGTCTACCAGAACATGCAAGAGCAGTGGGAGGAAAAGGGCGTGATCTTCTGCAACATGGACAAGGCCGTCCAGGAACACCCCGAGCTCGTCAAAGAGCACTTCATGACGACCTGCGTGCCGCCAAGCGACAACAAGTTCGCTGCGCTGCACGGAGCCGTCTGGTCCGGCGGATCGTTCGTCTACGTGCCCGAGGGCGTCACCGTCGAGATGCCCGTCCAGGCGTACTTCCGGATGAATTCGGAAGGGATGGGCCAGTTCGAACACACCCTCATCATCGCCGAAGAAGGGTCCGAGGTCCACTACATCGAAGGCTGTTCCGCCCCGAAGTACGGCACCCACAACCTCCACTCGGGCGGCGTCGAAGTCTTCGTCGGCGAAGACGCACACGTTCAGTACTCGACCGTCCAGAACTGGTCGAAAAACACCTTCAACCTCAATACCAAGCGCGCCATCTGTGAGGCAAACGGCACGATGGAGTGGGTCTCGGGAAGCATGGGCTCGAAAGCGACCATGCTCTACCCATGTACGATCCTCAAGGGACGCGGCGCGACCGACACCCACATCACCATCGCCTTCGCCGGCGAGGGCCAGGACATCGACACCGGCGCGAAGGTCTACCACAACGCGCCCGACACGAGTTCGACCATCGAATCCAAGTCGATCTCCAAGGACGGCGGCCGCACCAACTACCGCGGCCTCGTCCACATCGCCGACGGTGCCGAGAACTCCTCGACCGCCGTCGAGTGTGACGCGCTGATGTTCGACAACGAGTCCACCTCGGACACCATGCCGTACATGGAAATCGAGGAATCGAAAGTCGACGTCGCACACGAGGCGACCGTCGGCAAGATCGGCGACGAGGACATCTTCTACCTCCAGAGCCGCGGTCTGGACGACGACGACGCCAAGAAGATGATCGTCGCCGGCTTCATCGAGCCGATCACGGAGGAACTGCCAATCGAGTACGCGGTCGAACTCAACCGCCTCATCGAACTCGAGATGGAGGGGAGCCTCGGATAA
- a CDS encoding ABC transporter ATP-binding protein — MARLQLNNLHAEVAEGDEKILEGVDLEVESGEIHALMGPNGSGKSTTAKVIAGHPAYEVTDGEVLLHLEEGEFGDDIDIDEDQRTWDLLDLEPNERAAIGIFLGFQYPAEIEGVTMTNFLRTALNAKIDEREELFEDDESEEADEDDGFETSPMEGPADDGDVGVAEFQEILQEKMDQLDMDEKFAQRYLNAGFSGGEKKQNEVLQAAILEPSIAVLDEIDSGLDIDRLQDVSNGINALRDEQGTGILQITHYQRILDYVEPDHVHVMLDGQIAKSGGAELAKELEDKGYDWVRDEVYGTA; from the coding sequence ATGGCACGTCTCCAACTAAACAACCTGCATGCGGAAGTAGCGGAGGGCGACGAGAAGATCCTCGAGGGCGTCGACCTCGAGGTCGAATCGGGCGAGATACACGCCCTTATGGGGCCGAACGGCTCCGGGAAGTCGACGACCGCGAAGGTCATCGCGGGCCATCCCGCCTACGAGGTCACTGACGGTGAAGTCCTGCTCCACCTGGAAGAAGGCGAGTTCGGTGACGATATCGATATCGACGAGGACCAGCGAACCTGGGATCTGCTCGATCTCGAGCCGAACGAGCGTGCCGCGATCGGCATCTTCCTCGGGTTTCAGTATCCGGCCGAGATCGAAGGGGTTACGATGACGAACTTCCTTCGAACGGCACTAAACGCAAAGATCGATGAACGCGAAGAACTCTTCGAGGATGACGAAAGCGAGGAGGCAGACGAAGACGACGGGTTCGAGACGTCCCCGATGGAAGGTCCCGCAGACGATGGTGACGTCGGCGTCGCCGAGTTCCAGGAAATCCTTCAGGAGAAGATGGACCAACTGGACATGGACGAGAAGTTCGCCCAGCGATACTTAAATGCCGGCTTCTCAGGCGGCGAGAAAAAACAGAACGAGGTGCTGCAAGCAGCCATCCTCGAGCCGTCGATCGCTGTCCTCGACGAGATCGACTCCGGTCTCGACATCGACCGCCTTCAGGACGTCTCGAACGGAATCAACGCGCTTCGCGACGAGCAGGGAACCGGAATCCTACAGATCACCCACTACCAGCGCATCCTCGACTACGTCGAGCCGGATCACGTTCACGTAATGCTCGACGGCCAGATAGCCAAGAGTGGCGGTGCGGAACTCGCCAAGGAACTCGAGGACAAGGGCTACGACTGGGTCCGCGACGAAGTCTACGGCACCGCGTAA